A region of the Silene latifolia isolate original U9 population chromosome 9, ASM4854445v1, whole genome shotgun sequence genome:
AAAATAACCGAACCATGAAGCTCGTCAAGCATATCATCGAGCCTTGGAATTGGGAAGCGGTATTTGATTGTTATATTATTCACGGCACGACTATCAACACACATTCTCCAcgacccatctttctttggcacaagTAACACCGGTACAGCACAAGGACTTATACTTTCACGAACATAGCCCCTTGCCATTAATTCATCGATTTGCTTTTGGAGTTCCTTTGTTTCTTCGGGATTGCAACGATAAGCAGCCTTATTCGGGAGAGATGAACCCGGAATAAggtcaatttgatgttcaatgcCCCGAATAGGAGGCAAACCAGCCGGTAATTCATCGGGAAATACGTCACTAAACTCCGTAAGGAGTTTTTCAACTCGGTCATTTTCCCAAAAACAACATTAGAACTCGAATTTTCTTTAGCAACCAGCAAGAAAACCCATTCACCACCATCAATAGCACGCTCCACATCCCGTTCTCCAATCAACAACGACATACCAGCCTTGGGAACCGTGTTTGTGGCAGCAACACGGCTGTTTTGAGGTGATAAGGGCTTGAGCACAATTCGTTTTCCCTTATCCTTCAATTCATATTCATTACACCTTCCCCGATGCAACACATCCCGATCAAATTGCCAAGGTCGACCCAACAAGATATGACAAGCGTCCATGGGTATAACGTCACACAAAACCTCATCAACATACGAACCCATTGCTAAATTCACACGGGCCTGTTTAGTAACTTTGACACTACTACCGTTATCTAGCCAATGCAAGGCATAAGGATGGGGATGTTTTGTGGTCTTAAGACCCAATTTAGACACCATTTCAGTAGAGGCAACGTtagtacaactccctccatcgatAATTAGACTCACCCATCTATCATTCACCTTACAATTTGTATGAAACAGTTGGTTTCGTTGTCCCGACTCAATTGGTTTAGAATCAACTTTCAATGTTCGCAAAACCAAATTAGTATTGACATTAGGTGCCTCATAACCCTCTACTTCTTCTTCCCCTTCCTCATTCTCATTAGAAATCAGAAACTCATCCATTTGTTCCTCCTCGGCCAACAATTCATCTAAGTACTCGCTAACACTCAATTTGCCTTGTCTAAAATCAGCGATTTTGCGATAAGTAGACAACCTATGAGTCGATGGTACATACCTTTTCCGTAGTTTGCGTTTTAGGGACACCCAAGAATCAATTTTCTCCTTGCCTTCTCGGACCCTCTTAGCCTTCATCGCCTCATACCACAACGATGCTCCTTTGCTCAATTTCAGAATTGCAAACCTACACCTCTTGTCATCATCCAAGTCTTTAAAATCGAATAAACGATCGATTTTCCGTTCCCACTCCAAATAGGCCTCGGGATCAGCCCCTCCAACGAATTCAGGAAGATCACTCGCTTTGAATGCATCAACAATTCGTTCTCCTCTCCTAGGTTGCCAACGCTCATCAGTTTCACGAGCATGTTTCAAGGCTTCCCGTAATTGATGAATGAATTCTGGACTGTTGAAATCCACCGACATAGTTAAACaaggatcaagagccgaagctctgataccacaaatgATACGAATTGAGCAGCGGATATAGGACGTTTTGGACAGTGCAGCggactgttcgtactaggtacgcgTATGACACTGTATTGTAAGATTAAGACAACAAGAACAATTAAAATGACGGActgtttttggcgaaccgaacgtactaggtacgacccgttctggtttttgtgaataaaagggatagtgtttgaacaagcaagacctattacttgatcaaggtgagagagaccaagacctattgatctacAACTCGAAAGTTTAATCGAAATCGCGTTTCAACCaaaccagttttgtttctaagcaagaaacgattttAACACAAGTGTTTTGTTGGTAATTTCTGGATGATTTTATTCAAGAAAAAGAAGGCATTATATAGCCTCTAAATGAGCCGTGCATAGCCTAGCAAAGTGAAGAGTTTATCAtttactcttcacttaattacaatcatTAAACAACTAGTTCATTGAACTTAGACAAACAACAATTTAAGCTAACATTTTATTGTGAACATAATCTGAAATGTAAGCTAAAAAAACGTCTTGTGGACCGTCTTGGATTGCGTGCCATCAGCTCTCAAGTTCCACACTTAGCAAATTAACAAGAGAAGGATAATTGTAGTTTAAAGGCTGAAACTTACGGACCAACATCAGACCCTCCCCTTGAGTGTTCATAACCAACTCGTCCAGCCCATCAACTAACTCCGAGCCATTAGCTTGGTCCTTAGCTTGGTTCGCATCATGCTTGGAGCATTAGAcaaaccaaatggcatgacaagccactcatacaggcCATGCTTGGTTTTGAAAGCTGTTTTCCATTCATCACCTTCTCTTATtctcacctgatgatacccttgCCTGAGATCTATTTTTGAAAATATCCGAGCCCCACTGAGCTCATCCAACATGTCATCTAGTCTTGGAATAGGGAATCTGTACTTGACTGTGATGTTGTTTATCGCTCTGCTATCAGTACACATTCTCCAACTTCCATCCTTCTTGGGTACCGATGGCAGTCTTGCACAGGGGCTCAATGATTCCCTTACAAATCCCTTTGTCATTAATTCTTCAATCTGGTGTTGTAGTTCCTTAGTTGTTGTGGGATCACACCTGTAAGCTGGTCTGTTGGGGAGCACAGATCCAGGTACAAGGTCTATGTGATGCTCAATGCCTCTCAGGGGTGGTAATCCACTAGGCAACTCAGTTGGAAAAACCTCCTTGTACTTCTTAATTAGGGGTTGAACCTCTGCAGGTACATCTTTGTTCCATTCAGTGTTGGTTTCCCTTGATAGGAGAAACAACACAGGTTGTTCTTGCCTCAGCTCCTTGACCATAGCTGCCTCAGATAGAAATAGTACTCCATTAACCTCCTCAGGCATGTTGGGACTTCCATAACCCCTCTGGTTTGGTGGTAGGGGAGTCAGAGTGACTCTCTTTCCATTATGCTTGAAAACATAGACATTTTCCTTTCCCTGGTGAGTGGTATTCTTGTCAAACTCCCATGGTCTTCCTAACAGTAGATGGCAGGCATCCATAGGGACCACATCACACAACACTTCATCCTTGTACACCTTCCCAATTGAAAAGGGAACAATGCATTGCTTGTCAACTCTCACTTCAGATCCTTTGCTTAACCATCTCGGTTTGTATGGATTGGGGTGCTCCCGAGTAGGCGGGGCTTAGCTTGCTAACCATGATGGTGGAAGCTACATTGGTACAGCTACCTCCATCAATGATCAAATTACACACTCTCCCTTGGACAGTGCACCTACTCCTGAATATCATGGATCTCGATCGATTCTTCTAGAGGAGCTGGTTGAGAGTGCATAACCCTCCATAGGACCAAATTGTGCCCCGTGTCGGGGTGAGCCACAACTTGTCCTTGATCAGTTTCCCTCTCAGTTTCCATCTCTGTTGGAACCAGTGTCTCTTCTTCCTCATACTCAACTAGACCTTCCCTTTCCCATTCTTCAATCTCCATAGCTGTGAGAGCTCTattagaaggacagtccttcttAAAATGGCCAAAGCCCTGACATTGGAAGCACTTGATTTTATCCCTGGATAAAGGTGGGTTGGTTCTGGGGGTACATGGGTGCCTTCCCCTTGTCTCTTGTTGGTTGGGTAGCTGGTTTAGGTACCTCAGTCATTTTGACACCAGTATAGGGTTTGAAAGTTGTTCTGGTGGGAAATTTGGGTGTTACAGGCTTCACCTTCCCTAGCTTCTCAATTCTTAAGGCTAGGTTAATTGCCTCATCAAATGACCAGACTTGTTGCATTCTCAATTTGCCAGCTATCTTAGGGTCTAAACCCTCAATgaacctagcaatcttttgctCAGGTTTTTCAGTGACCTCACATTGTAGGGTtagttgttcaaagctcctaaggtAGGCCTCAACAGTTAATTGCTCTTGTTTCAACTGAGTCAGCTTAATAAAAATATCCTGAGTATAGTCTTTAGCTATGAATTTCTCCTTCAACTTCTTTCTTAACTTAAGCCAAGACCTAACTGGTTCCTTACCATCtctaatcctttggtgtttcatattctcataccaaagagatgcatagCCCTTGAGTTTTAAAATAGCAACCTTAAAAGCTTTTCTGTCATCATAatttttaaactcaaagactctctcaacagatCTAAGCCAGTCTAACAAGTCCTcaggatttaaactaccatggaaatcagggaTTTCTACCTTAACATCCTTATCTCTAGCCAAGTAGTTACCTTCTTCCATCATGGATTCTTCTGAATCTGAGTTGAGTTCCTCTTCATTATGATGGTGTGGCTGGCCTCTTCCTGCTCCAAGGAtacctctacccctgcctcttcCTCTGTAGGGTGGTGGCCTTCCTCTTTCTGGAGTGGGAATGTTTGCCATCACAGTGTTCACAGCTTCCAGGGTCACATTAACCAGGTTGGTTAATTGATCCATCTTTGCTTCCATTCCTGCTAACCTCTCCTCACTCATTGggttattttttgtagttttgatgtaGCTGGGAAAAGAACTGACCTCTCTCACACTCAGGACTAACACAAGGTAGGATTGTGTTATGAACCTAAGCTCTGATAACCAGAATTTGCAGTGTAAACTAtgggaacaagcacaaatgggatAAATCCTGAAACAGGCAAAGGAGTAATTTtcagggaatgcaataaacttggggatttttataaaaatagtaaatgaccctgaaaaatcatgaaacttggtgaTAATTTGGTTAAGGGAGTAAACTAAAACTGTGCCAATTCTCAGGATTTTACACACACTCcaagtatttttaataaatagaAAACCAGACTGAAATAAGAGAAATCTCGAGACGCTTCTGGTAAGACTCCTGTGACTGTTTTTGTGATAATTTTGGTAAATAAAAATGGGATATAATTAACAAACTAACTCCCAAGCAAGCACAGGAAATCAATTTGATAATTTAGGAAGACTAAGATTGAAttgttcaagcaagcacagaatcaattcaagcttaactagacaatgcacttaaaatagctcaagcaagcacagacctaTTCCAAGTAgcaccacagatccttaatcaccttctaagcaagcacaagaagatattaagtctgacttataactaagactcagcaaagttaaaagatttgcaaatttttgagagaaatctcaaggtttttcattaatcaaagtccAGCTACAACAGACCGAgaaagggtccttatataggcctttcgtGCAATGTTCAAGACATGATAAACCCTAGACaactccatctaagggccaggattaaacTTAGGAAGCAAACAAGAGTAGTGGACTTATTTTACAACGGATACAAAGGAAATTAAGGCAAACcgaacaagaacaaaagagctgCAGTTGATAGTGACATGTTGTCTGTTCTTGCTGAAAACTttggttggttgttgtgggtcAAATGGCTTTGGTGCAGGCATCTTATATGGCTCAAAGCTCTATAAAACGAGTCTTTGAATAGGCCAAGTTCTTCTTTGTTGAGAGTTTTCCCttgtttggccaaaaatggcaaCTTTACTTTATCTGTTTTACCCCCCTGCAACTTATCTTTTCAGTCTGATTTTTGGTACAATGCTTTAGGAATTTGGCctggctccttaggattaatTTGTGACTAGTTGAACAAGGATTCAGCTGGCCAGGGTGGCTGCTGGTGGCTAGCCTGGCTGCTGTTCTTGTGACCTGGTGAAGTTGGACTGGTAGTTGAGGTTGCCTGAGTGGTGTTGCTGGCTTGACTTGTGCCTGTCATAAAAAGGGTGTTGGCCTGGTTATCAGCTTCTGCTGCATGGACTaataaataagtacaattgtttaacagaacgagtcacaaggactaatgaacaaggataaatggttcacacaacgagtcacatttattaataaacaaggacaaatggttcacacaacgagtcacaagggctaatgaacaaggacaaatggttcacacaacgagccagatggactaattaacaagtacaattgttttaacacaaggattaatgaacaaggacaaatggtttacacaacgagtcacaaggactaacgaacaaggacaaatggttcacacaaagagtcacatggaataatgaacaagtacagttattttaacacaacgactcacaaggattaatgaataaggacaaatggattacacaacgagtcacaagaaataatgaacaaggacaaatggttgacacaacgagtcacatggattaatgaacaagtacaattgtttaacataacgactcacaagggctaatgaattaggataaatggtttacacaataagtcacaaggattaatgaacaaggacaaatggtttacacaatgagtcacgaggactaatgaacaaggacaaatggttcacacaacgagtcacgtggactaatgaataagtacacttttttaacacaacgactcacaaggactaatgaacaatgataaatgtttccacaacgaatcacatggactaatgaataaggacaaatggttcacacaacgagtcacgtggactaatgaataagtacaattgtttaacacaacgagtcacaaggactaacgaacaaagataaatggttcacacaatgagtcacattaattaataaactaggacaaatggttcacacacaacgtcacaaggactaacgaataaggacaaatgattcacaaaacgagtcacatggactaatgaacaagtacaattgtttaatacaacggctcataaggactaatgaacaaggataaattgtttacacaacgagtcacaaggactaatgaacaaggacaaatggttcacacaacgagtaagatggactaatgaacaagttcaattgtttaacacaacgagacacgaggactaatgaacaaggacatatggttcacacaacgagtcacaaggactaatgaacaaggaccaatggttaaggcacctactcagaaggtctaatgaacaaggataaaaggttagcacaacaagtcacatttattaataaacaaggacaaatggttcacacaacgagtcacaagggctaatgaacaaggacaaacggttcacacaacgagtcacatggactaatgaacaagtacaattgttttaacacaacgactcataaggactaatgaacagataaatggtttacaaaacggctcataaggactaatgaacaaggataaattgtttaacacaacgagtcacaaggactaacgaacaaagacaaatggttcacagaatgagtcatattaattaataaactaggacaaatggttcacacaacgagtcacaaggactaacgtgATGCGAGATAAACATGGTTTGATTCAATGGATCAATGGCATGGGTTGATGCAATGTTTTTATTAATAGCTATCATTAATAATGTCTTTTAATTTTCCTTTGTCTTTTCGTTTGCTGCGTTTTAAGGCTATTTATAGCCAATCAAGTTTATTTGGAAGCACACACAATACACATGGAAAAAGATTTTAAGCAACAAAgttcctttgttttctgattGTCGCGTTACAATCAAACCAATTATTGTTCGATGCGTTTTCGGACTTTAATTCGATTGttattcaataggtcttgaatatcaatcaccattgttcgagttataggtctaacccgagcaaatatcccattgtttcgatttctAGACAGATTTCGAGGCAAAtatccttttttttatttttctattattccGCTTCCGCAAATTCGCATCAAAGCaccttcatgaggctcatgacTGAAGTTCTAAGGCCCTGCCTTGGGAGGTTTGCTGTAGtgtactttgatgacatactcaTTTACAGCAGGAGTCCATCTGAACATGTGTTacatttggaggtgatttttaAAATACTCAAGGAACAGAAGTtgtatgggaagcttgagaaatgtaccttcatggtcaatgaggtagCATTTCTGGGATATATTATATCAGGAAGAGGGATTTCAGTTGATCAGGGGAAGATTCAGGCTATGCAAACTTGGCCAGTCCCACAAACAATCACAGAAGTAAGGGGGTTCCATGGCCTGGCATCTTTCTACAGAAGGTTCATTAAGAATTTCAGCTCAATTGTTGCACCAATTACGAGTGTATGAGGAAGGGAGACTTCCAATGGACTGAAATCGCTCAATGAGTCCTTTGAGAGGATCAAAAAATTAATGTGTGAGACTCCCATTCTCAAGCTACCTGATTTTGAACAACTATTTGAGgtggagtgtgatgccagtggggtTGGAATAGGAGCTGTCCTAATCCAAGGCCAGAGACCAGTGGCCTATTTCAGTGAGAAGTTGAATGGAGCCAAGCtgaaatattcaacttatgacaaagagttctatgcaATCATAAGGGCTCTTAcacattggagtcactacttgaaaCCTAAGCCATTTGTGTTGCATTCTGATCATGAGGCCCTGAAATACATCAATGGCCAACACAAGCTGAGCCATAGACATGCTAAGTGGGTAGAATTCCTGCAAGCCTTTAACTTTTCAAGCAAATATAAAGAGGGGAAGCagaatgtggtagctgatgcCCTATCTAGGAGGCATT
Encoded here:
- the LOC141602234 gene encoding uncharacterized protein LOC141602234, giving the protein MSEERLAGMEAKMDQLTNLVNVTLEAVNTVMANIPTPERGRPPPYRGRGRGRGILGAGRGQPHHHNEEELNSDSEESMMEEGNYLARDKDVKVEIPDFHGSLNPEDLLDWLRSVERVFEFKNYDDRKAFKVAILKLKGYASLWYENMKHQRIRDGKEPVRSWLKLRKKLKEKFIAKDYTQDIFIKLTQLKQEQLTVEAYLRSFEQLTLQCEVTEKPEQKIARFIEGLDPKIAGKLRMQQVWSFDEAINLALRIEKLGKVKPVTPKFPTRTTFKPYTGVKMTEGFGHFKKDCPSNRALTAMEIEEWEREGLVEYEEEETLVPTEMETERETDQGQVVAHPDTGHNLVYKDEVLCDVVPMDACHLLLGRPWEFDKNTTHQGKENVYVFKHNGKRVTLTPLPPNQRGYGSPNMPEEVNGVLFLSEAAMVKELRQEQPVLFLLSRETNTEWNKDVPAEVQPLIKKYKEVFPTELPSGLPPLRGIEHHIDLVPGSVLPNRPAYRCDPTTTKELQHQIEELMTKGFVRESLSPCARLPSVPKKDGSWRMCTDSRAINNITVKYRFPIPRLDDMLDELSGARIFSKIDLRQGYHQVRIREGDEWKTAFKTKHGLYEWLVMPFGLSNAPSMMRTKLRTKLMARS
- the LOC141602235 gene encoding putative mitochondrial protein AtMg00860, producing MRLMTEVLRPCLGRFAVVYFDDILIYSRSPSEHVLHLEVIFKILKEQKLYGKLEKCTFMVNEVAFLGYIISGRGISVDQGKIQAMQTWPVPQTITEVRGFHGLASFYRRFIKNFSSIVAPITSV